In Desulfobacterales bacterium, a single window of DNA contains:
- a CDS encoding polyprenyl synthetase family protein: MSYSIMAGGKRLRPILCLAAADAVAGKPHEALRAACALEFIHTYSLIHDDLPAMDNDDLRRGKKTCHVAFDEATAILAGDAMLTMAFQILSTDDSKKKTAQYLQVIYTIATAAGHKGMVAGQMRDIASEGRTLALKDLKEIYRLKTGALIEASICTGAIIADASRTQMHQLSRYAKNIGLAFQITDDILNVEGDPAVTGKASGTDEFRQKATYPALIGVSKSFETAEKLVRYAIQSIKGFDDKSDPLRAIADYVVKRKK; the protein is encoded by the coding sequence ATGTCCTATTCCATAATGGCCGGCGGAAAAAGGCTGCGACCGATTTTGTGTTTGGCCGCCGCAGACGCCGTTGCCGGAAAACCCCATGAAGCCCTGCGGGCCGCCTGCGCCCTCGAATTCATCCATACCTATTCTCTGATACATGACGATTTGCCGGCAATGGATAACGACGACTTGCGCAGAGGCAAAAAAACCTGTCATGTGGCCTTTGATGAAGCCACAGCCATTTTAGCCGGCGATGCCATGCTGACGATGGCATTTCAGATACTTTCAACCGACGATAGTAAAAAAAAAACGGCGCAATACCTACAAGTTATTTACACCATTGCAACGGCTGCCGGCCACAAAGGGATGGTTGCAGGACAAATGCGGGACATTGCTTCAGAAGGCCGCACCCTGGCATTGAAGGATCTTAAAGAGATTTATCGGTTAAAAACCGGCGCCCTTATCGAGGCATCAATATGCACCGGCGCCATTATCGCGGATGCTTCCCGCACCCAAATGCATCAGCTGTCCAGGTATGCTAAAAATATTGGCCTGGCTTTTCAGATAACCGACGACATATTAAACGTCGAAGGTGATCCGGCTGTTACCGGGAAAGCATCCGGTACGGATGAATTTCGCCAAAAAGCGACCTATCCTGCCCTGATCGGTGTTTCCAAGTCTTTTGAAACCGCTGAAAAACTGGTCCGATATGCGATTCAATCCATCAAAGGGTTTGACGATAAATCGGATCCCCTTCGCGCCATTGCAGACTATGTTGTAAAAAGAAAAAAGTAG
- a CDS encoding radical SAM protein produces the protein MFHSFLCADDPVHAGKQALYLTQNRGAFIRDCPGTRAYQCCGYKILHIGSFCNMDCSYCILQSYFHPPLLQYFVNKNDLLKELEGVFAEKTVSRVGTGEFTDSLIWDAWSDLNRRLIEKFSAQRHAVLELKTKTIAIDRLKRLRHNRKTIISWSLNSPGIIRSEERRTAPLTARLKAAATCQDWGYPLGFHLDPLIIYDGCQNDYRQVIEQLFSYVSAENIAWISMGSFRFMPALKPIVHKRFPDSKIIYGEFISGLDAKMRYFQPLRIELYRKVVGWIRARAPQAMIYLCMESDAVWKQSFGFIPSERGGLAQMLDASAVKLCNLSVS, from the coding sequence ATGTTTCATTCGTTTCTTTGCGCCGATGATCCGGTCCATGCGGGAAAACAAGCACTTTATCTGACGCAAAACAGAGGGGCATTCATCCGAGACTGCCCGGGTACGCGTGCCTATCAATGCTGCGGTTATAAAATTCTGCACATCGGTTCCTTTTGCAATATGGATTGCTCCTATTGCATCCTGCAATCCTATTTTCATCCCCCCCTGCTTCAATATTTTGTAAACAAAAACGACCTGCTGAAAGAACTGGAAGGGGTGTTTGCTGAAAAAACAGTCAGCAGGGTAGGGACCGGTGAATTCACCGACAGCTTGATCTGGGATGCCTGGAGTGATCTCAATCGCCGGTTGATTGAAAAATTTTCAGCGCAGCGCCATGCCGTGCTGGAATTAAAAACCAAAACCATTGCGATTGACCGGTTAAAGCGGCTGAGGCACAATCGGAAAACCATCATCTCCTGGTCGCTCAACTCACCCGGGATTATTCGTAGCGAAGAACGTCGAACCGCTCCACTTACCGCAAGGCTCAAGGCCGCTGCAACGTGTCAGGACTGGGGATATCCATTGGGTTTTCATCTGGATCCCTTGATTATCTACGATGGCTGTCAAAATGACTACCGTCAAGTGATAGAACAGCTCTTTTCGTATGTTTCCGCTGAAAACATCGCCTGGATCAGCATGGGCTCTTTTCGATTTATGCCGGCATTAAAACCGATTGTCCATAAACGATTTCCCGATTCGAAAATCATTTATGGAGAATTCATTTCCGGACTCGATGCCAAAATGCGCTATTTCCAACCCCTGCGGATTGAACTCTATCGTAAAGTCGTTGGGTGGATCAGAGCGCGGGCGCCCCAGGCAATGATCTACCTGTGCATGGAAAGCGATGCCGTCTGGAAACAGTCGTTCGGATTTATTCCCTCGGAAAGGGGCGGATTGGCCCAAATGCTGGACGCGAGCGCCGTAAAGCTGTGTAACCTTTCTGTCAGTTGA
- the xseB gene encoding exodeoxyribonuclease VII small subunit — translation MAKKTFEQSLKQLEQIVRELESGDLPLEKALKKFEEGIQLSKLCSQILDETEQKISILLKDQDGEIIEKPFTVGNDSKET, via the coding sequence ATGGCCAAAAAAACATTTGAACAATCACTAAAGCAGTTGGAACAGATCGTCCGTGAATTGGAATCCGGCGACCTGCCCCTTGAAAAAGCCTTGAAAAAGTTTGAAGAAGGGATTCAACTTTCAAAGCTGTGTTCCCAGATACTGGATGAGACTGAACAAAAAATATCTATTTTGTTAAAAGACCAGGACGGTGAGATCATTGAAAAACCTTTCACCGTTGGCAATGATTCAAAGGAAACATAA
- the fusA gene encoding elongation factor G, whose amino-acid sequence MVEKLRSIALIAHGGAGKTSLAEVMLFNAGILNRQGRVEDGNTAMDFEPEELKRQISISSAFHQFSWNKYTINIIDTPGDQNFFCDTKFCMQAADAAVVVIDAVDGVKVQTELAWSFADDFDLPRVIFTNKLDRERADFSRTFEDIKKIFTPKPIILQLPIGKESEFKGVVDLISMKAYLYDADGKGVPTEVPADMKDQAAAEREALIENIAEADDTLVEKYLEGEALTDNEIKTALRAGTLAQIFVPVLCGSATRNIGIDLLMDFIGSCLPSPLDRAAKTGADPAGNEIERTPDPDAPFSAFVFKTIADPYSGRLSVFKIISGKLEGDGSFYNMNKENRERFTQLLRLSGKEQKQITGAGPGDIVAVAKLKETVTGDTLCDESNKIKFKSVEPLPSLITFAVEPNSRGDEDKIYSSLAKLLEEDVALKLDRNSETKEILLSGMGQVHIEATIEKLKRKFNVEVLLNKPKVPYRETIKKKVRVQGRHKKQTGGHGQFGDCWVQFEPLPRGKGFEYVDAIVGGAIPKTYIPAVEKGIIESAQRGVLAGFPCVDFRATLDDGSFHAVDSSEMAFKIAGSLAFKKATTEANPVLLEPIMEVSIITSEEYMGDIMGDLNSRRGRVLGMDSQGKSQVIKANVPMSEFLTYAPDLNSMTGGRGTFSMKFSHYDEVPVQLAQKIIDEINKDKE is encoded by the coding sequence ATGGTTGAAAAATTAAGAAGTATCGCTCTAATCGCCCATGGCGGCGCCGGTAAAACGTCACTGGCAGAAGTCATGCTTTTCAATGCCGGAATACTCAACCGACAGGGTCGTGTTGAGGATGGGAATACCGCCATGGATTTCGAACCGGAAGAGCTTAAACGCCAGATCAGCATCAGCAGTGCGTTTCATCAGTTCAGCTGGAATAAATATACCATCAATATTATTGACACGCCGGGTGATCAAAACTTTTTTTGCGACACCAAGTTTTGCATGCAGGCTGCTGATGCGGCTGTTGTGGTTATTGATGCCGTGGACGGCGTAAAAGTCCAAACAGAATTGGCGTGGAGCTTTGCCGACGATTTCGATTTGCCGAGGGTAATCTTCACGAACAAGCTGGACCGTGAAAGGGCAGATTTTTCACGGACATTTGAAGATATTAAGAAAATATTCACCCCCAAACCGATAATCCTTCAGCTTCCCATCGGAAAGGAATCCGAATTCAAGGGGGTTGTAGACCTGATCAGCATGAAGGCGTATTTATATGATGCCGACGGGAAGGGCGTTCCAACCGAAGTTCCTGCCGACATGAAAGATCAGGCGGCTGCCGAACGGGAAGCACTGATTGAAAACATAGCTGAGGCCGATGATACCCTGGTCGAAAAATATCTTGAAGGCGAAGCATTAACCGATAACGAAATAAAGACAGCCCTCCGGGCCGGCACTTTGGCGCAAATTTTTGTGCCGGTTCTGTGCGGCTCGGCCACCCGCAATATCGGTATCGATCTGTTAATGGATTTTATCGGTAGCTGTCTGCCCTCGCCCCTGGACAGAGCCGCCAAAACGGGTGCGGATCCGGCCGGCAACGAGATAGAGCGCACCCCCGACCCGGATGCCCCTTTTTCGGCTTTTGTTTTTAAAACCATCGCCGATCCCTATTCCGGTCGCCTTTCGGTTTTTAAAATCATCTCGGGAAAGCTGGAGGGGGATGGCAGTTTCTACAACATGAATAAAGAAAATAGAGAGCGCTTTACACAGTTGTTGCGACTATCCGGAAAAGAGCAAAAACAGATAACGGGGGCCGGCCCCGGGGATATTGTTGCTGTGGCCAAGTTGAAAGAAACCGTAACCGGCGATACGCTCTGTGATGAAAGCAATAAAATAAAATTCAAATCCGTGGAACCCCTTCCCTCCCTGATCACTTTTGCAGTTGAACCGAATTCCAGGGGAGATGAAGACAAAATTTACAGCTCCTTGGCAAAACTCCTTGAAGAAGATGTCGCCTTGAAACTTGATCGCAATTCCGAAACAAAAGAAATTTTGTTGTCCGGCATGGGTCAGGTTCATATTGAAGCAACAATTGAAAAGCTAAAGCGAAAATTTAATGTGGAAGTGTTGTTGAATAAACCCAAGGTCCCCTACAGGGAAACCATCAAGAAAAAAGTGCGGGTTCAGGGTCGCCACAAAAAACAAACCGGCGGCCATGGCCAGTTCGGCGACTGCTGGGTCCAGTTTGAACCGTTGCCCCGGGGAAAAGGCTTTGAGTATGTTGACGCCATCGTCGGCGGGGCGATCCCCAAGACCTATATTCCGGCCGTTGAAAAAGGGATTATTGAATCGGCCCAAAGAGGGGTGCTGGCAGGATTTCCGTGCGTTGATTTCAGGGCGACTTTAGATGACGGATCGTTTCATGCCGTAGATTCTTCTGAAATGGCATTTAAAATAGCCGGGTCACTCGCATTTAAAAAAGCGACGACCGAAGCAAATCCGGTTCTGCTGGAACCGATCATGGAAGTTTCCATTATTACGTCGGAAGAATACATGGGAGACATCATGGGAGACCTGAACAGCAGAAGGGGCCGCGTGCTGGGTATGGACAGCCAGGGCAAAAGCCAGGTGATTAAAGCGAATGTTCCCATGTCCGAGTTTCTGACCTATGCCCCGGATCTGAACTCCATGACCGGCGGCAGGGGCACTTTCTCCATGAAATTTTCTCATTATGATGAAGTCCCGGTGCAACTGGCACAGAAGATCATTGATGAAATCAATAAAGACAAGGAATAA
- a CDS encoding TlyA family RNA methyltransferase yields the protein MSKKRLDLVLVEKGLVQSRQRARALIMSGSVLVNRTKVDKPGTLVTDTEDIVVKGQDHPYVSRGGLKLEEALSLLKVSTSGLVCLDVGASTGGFTDCLLQHGAKHVFSVDVGYGQLAWALRQDSRVTVLERTNIRHMPASALPCLVDLIAIDVSFISLKIVVPAVLKFLKKEGRILALIKPQFEVGKGNVGKGGVVRDPSQHQDVIENLAGFFKTIDLICKATMPSPILGPKGNREFFFLLTSSETSAVE from the coding sequence ATGTCAAAAAAAAGACTTGACCTGGTTCTTGTGGAAAAAGGTTTGGTCCAAAGCCGGCAGCGTGCCCGGGCCTTGATCATGTCGGGCAGCGTCCTGGTAAACAGAACAAAAGTCGACAAACCCGGCACACTCGTTACGGACACTGAAGATATTGTTGTCAAAGGCCAGGACCACCCTTATGTCAGCCGGGGAGGATTGAAGCTTGAAGAGGCCCTGTCCCTGCTAAAGGTTTCGACAAGCGGCCTGGTTTGCCTGGACGTGGGTGCATCCACCGGTGGTTTTACCGACTGTTTGCTCCAGCATGGGGCCAAGCACGTTTTTTCCGTTGACGTTGGATATGGCCAGCTGGCTTGGGCATTGCGACAGGATTCACGGGTCACCGTCCTGGAGCGGACAAACATCCGGCATATGCCGGCAAGCGCCCTTCCCTGCCTGGTTGATCTGATTGCCATCGACGTTTCTTTTATATCGCTGAAAATTGTTGTCCCGGCAGTCTTAAAGTTTTTAAAAAAAGAAGGCCGAATTCTTGCGCTGATAAAACCCCAGTTTGAAGTCGGTAAAGGCAATGTCGGCAAAGGCGGGGTTGTGCGGGACCCGTCCCAACATCAGGACGTTATCGAAAATTTGGCCGGTTTTTTTAAAACGATCGACCTGATATGTAAGGCTACGATGCCCTCGCCGATTCTGGGACCCAAAGGAAACCGGGAATTTTTTTTCTTATTAACTTCATCTGAAACATCGGCTGTTGAATAG
- the dxs gene encoding 1-deoxy-D-xylulose-5-phosphate synthase produces the protein MSLLEQINSPDDLKRLSRSELPKLAAEIRKEIVAVVSKTGGHLASSLGTVELAIAVHYVFNAPEDKIIWDVGHQSYAHKLLTGRRERFHTLRQHGGISGFTRMNESPFDAFSTGHSSTSISAGIGISCAKRLKNDPAKTIAIIGDGSMTAGLAYEGLNQAGDIHKDLIVILNDNDMSIARNVGALSSFLSRTLSAKKLQELRKELGEFLKSLPKIGDDIYQFAKRSEESFKTFITPGMLFEAFNFEYFGPINGHRLNHLIDILNNIKHLNEPVLLHITTHKGKGYPPAEKNPVYFHGVGCFEVETGNCITGEKIIPTYTNVFGDTMVQLAQTNPSIVAVTAAMPEGTGLMKFSQMFPDRFFDVGIAEQHGVLFAAGIATEGLKPVVAIYSTFLQRAYDQIVHDVCLENLPVVFAVDRGGIVGEDGPTHHGLFDFSYLRSLPNMIVMSPKDENELRRMLLTAIEYKGPAAVRYPRGSGTGALLDEELKPLTIGKAEILTQGDDILILAIGRPVADALEAHHMLSEKGIFATVVNCRFLKPLDTDLICALTAKIPNVITVEEHVRQGGFGSAVLECLSDNGAMNYRLERIGIPDTYVEHGPQGLLRSKYGLDAQGILTAAQKLLGA, from the coding sequence TTGAGTTTACTGGAACAGATTAATTCCCCGGACGATTTAAAACGTCTTTCCCGATCCGAGCTTCCAAAACTTGCAGCAGAAATTCGCAAAGAGATTGTTGCGGTTGTATCCAAAACCGGCGGCCACCTGGCGTCCAGCCTGGGTACAGTGGAACTTGCCATTGCCGTTCACTATGTATTCAATGCCCCGGAGGACAAAATTATCTGGGATGTCGGCCACCAGTCTTACGCGCACAAGCTCTTGACCGGCCGACGGGAGCGTTTTCATACCCTGCGACAGCACGGCGGTATTAGTGGTTTTACCCGCATGAACGAAAGCCCGTTTGATGCTTTTTCAACCGGGCACAGCAGCACTTCCATTTCTGCCGGCATAGGAATTTCATGTGCCAAGCGGCTTAAAAACGATCCGGCCAAAACAATTGCCATAATCGGTGACGGTTCGATGACAGCCGGGCTTGCATATGAAGGGTTGAACCAGGCCGGAGATATTCACAAGGATCTGATCGTCATACTAAACGATAACGACATGTCCATCGCCCGCAATGTAGGGGCATTGTCATCATTTCTGAGCCGGACGCTTTCAGCAAAAAAACTTCAGGAACTGAGAAAAGAACTGGGAGAATTCTTAAAGTCATTACCCAAAATCGGCGATGATATCTACCAGTTTGCCAAACGCAGTGAGGAATCATTTAAAACCTTTATCACGCCGGGAATGTTATTCGAGGCGTTTAATTTTGAGTACTTTGGCCCCATTAACGGTCACAGGCTCAACCATCTTATAGACATACTGAATAATATCAAACATCTAAACGAACCTGTGCTGCTGCATATTACGACGCATAAAGGAAAGGGGTACCCCCCTGCCGAAAAAAATCCGGTTTACTTTCATGGCGTCGGATGCTTTGAGGTCGAGACCGGAAACTGTATCACCGGCGAAAAGATCATCCCCACCTACACCAACGTATTTGGCGATACCATGGTGCAGCTGGCCCAAACCAATCCTTCCATCGTGGCGGTTACCGCAGCCATGCCGGAAGGCACCGGTCTTATGAAGTTTTCCCAAATGTTTCCGGATCGGTTTTTTGACGTCGGAATCGCTGAGCAGCACGGGGTGCTCTTTGCCGCCGGCATCGCCACTGAGGGCCTAAAGCCGGTTGTGGCTATTTATTCAACCTTTCTCCAACGCGCCTATGACCAGATTGTCCATGATGTTTGCCTGGAGAACCTGCCGGTGGTTTTTGCCGTTGATAGGGGGGGAATTGTCGGCGAAGACGGCCCTACCCACCACGGACTGTTTGATTTTTCCTATTTGAGAAGCCTGCCCAATATGATCGTCATGTCTCCAAAAGATGAAAATGAACTGCGCCGGATGCTCCTTACCGCCATCGAATACAAGGGCCCTGCAGCTGTTCGCTATCCCCGCGGATCAGGGACCGGGGCCTTATTGGACGAGGAGCTTAAGCCCTTGACCATCGGCAAAGCTGAAATTTTAACCCAAGGGGACGATATTCTTATCCTTGCAATCGGCCGGCCGGTCGCCGATGCGCTGGAAGCACATCACATGCTGTCAGAAAAAGGTATTTTTGCAACGGTGGTCAACTGTCGCTTTCTCAAACCATTGGATACGGATTTGATTTGTGCTTTGACCGCAAAGATCCCCAACGTCATTACAGTTGAAGAACATGTCCGTCAGGGTGGTTTTGGAAGTGCCGTTTTGGAGTGTCTAAGCGATAACGGCGCCATGAACTATCGACTGGAACGAATTGGGATCCCGGACACTTATGTCGAACACGGACCCCAGGGGCTTCTCAGGTCAAAATACGGTTTAGACGCCCAGGGGATTTTGACGGCAGCTCAAAAACTGTTAGGGGCTTGA
- a CDS encoding thermonuclease family protein — protein MKLRIAAYFIIAFLGIILFQGGYARAETTAYVRWVDDGDTIVLADGRRIRYIGINTPEIGNADKKPELLGPEAKNFNKQMVFQTYVRLEFDKERIDHYGRNLAYIFGPADIFINKEILHRGYGHYLYRYPNIRYHAILLEAQQSAMKAEKGIWRDWKETEGHYIGHKGSRRFHMDNCPLAQNISPENRIYFTKRWDAFWQGYAPAKNCLPGGLSQ, from the coding sequence ATGAAATTAAGGATTGCCGCTTACTTTATTATCGCTTTCCTTGGCATCATTTTATTCCAGGGCGGTTATGCCCGGGCAGAAACGACGGCTTATGTGCGCTGGGTGGATGACGGGGATACCATTGTTTTGGCAGACGGTCGGCGTATCCGCTATATCGGCATCAATACGCCGGAAATCGGAAACGCTGACAAAAAGCCGGAATTGCTGGGCCCTGAAGCCAAAAACTTCAACAAGCAAATGGTATTTCAAACATATGTACGATTGGAGTTCGACAAGGAAAGAATTGATCACTACGGCAGAAATCTTGCTTATATTTTCGGCCCGGCGGACATTTTTATCAACAAAGAGATACTCCACCGCGGATACGGGCATTACCTGTATCGTTATCCGAATATCAGGTATCACGCAATTCTATTGGAAGCCCAACAATCGGCAATGAAAGCTGAAAAGGGGATCTGGCGAGACTGGAAAGAAACGGAAGGACATTATATCGGCCATAAAGGGTCCCGTCGATTTCATATGGACAACTGCCCCTTGGCCCAAAATATTTCACCGGAGAACAGAATCTATTTTACAAAACGGTGGGATGCTTTCTGGCAGGGGTATGCGCCTGCCAAGAATTGTCTGCCGGGAGGGCTTTCTCAATAG